TCTTTTATTGTATAAAGAGCAGTTTGAATTAATTCTGCTACAGCTTTAAAAGGTATAAATTATTTGGTTGATAATTGTAATTATTGTATCCATTTTTATGGAAAACTATTGAAAAAAACAAATAAAAGGATTAAAATAAAAAAGATTGTATTATTTTAATAATAGGGGTGAAGTCCAATGGGAGATATTATTATTGAAGAGACCAATCATAGAGCTTTTGCTATGACAATGGCTAGTTTCTTCATGCTTGCGGCCTCAACAGCTATTTGTATTTATGGTTTTATGAAGGAAAATAAGTTTTATAAAATTGTAGGCTTGCTGGTAGCTATAATATTTCTTATTGGATTTTTAGCTGCTATTATACAAGCAACAAAAACTAAAATATTATTTATTATAACTATGGATGGAATAATAGACTGTCCTTCCATAGGAGGATATGGTTTCATATCCTATAAAGACATTAAAGAATTTGAGATTATACATCTCCATGGCCTTGAAACCATTGCAGTTATCTTAAAAAATCGAGATGAATTTATATCCAAATTGCCTCAGAATAAAAAGAGACTGGCTAAGAGAAATTTAAGTCTAAACCAGCCTGCCATAATATTACATACAGATTTAGCAAAGGATATGGTTCCGGAAGATATTCTTAGCTTGCTTCAAAAGAGGTTGAAAGATTATAAAAGATTATACGAGTAAACAAAATTTTACATATTGCACATAAATTTTATTTATAATTGTAAAAAAAACAGGTTGTTTTATTTTAAAACTTGTGTTAATATTAATCATTGTGATATGTTATACAAATATTCCTTGCTCTTTAAAAAAGGGCCAGAGACCAGAAGGAGGTGCTAGGCAACTATGAATCAATATGAATTAGCCTTAGTTGTTAATGCGAAAATCGAAGATGAAGAAAAAGTAGCTACTTTAGAAGAAGTAAAAGACTTAATTAGCAGATTCGGTGGCACAGTTACCAATGTGGATGACTGGGGCAAAAAGAAATTAGCCTATGAGATTCAGAAAATGAAAGAAGGCTACTACTATTTCATCCAATTCGAAGCTGATTCTACTGTTCCAAACGAAATCGAACAAAGAATTCGTATTATGGAAAAAGTAATCAGATATTTATGCATCAAAAAGGATGCCTAAGAGTACTACCTAAGGCGAATTAAAAAGGGAGGTAGTAACTATTGAATAAAGTAATTTTAATCGGACGTTTAACAAGGGATCCCATGGTGAGATATTCACAGGGGGAAAATCAAATGGCAGTTGCCAGATTCACATTAGCAGTAGACCGTAGGTTTAAGAGAGCTAATGATACCCAGGATGCAGACTTTATAGGCTGTGTTTGCTTTGGTAAACAAGCTGAGTTTGTAGAAAAATATTTTAGACAGGGTATGAAGATGGGAGCTGTAGGACGAATTCAAACCGGTAGTTATACTAATAATGAAGGACAAAAAATCTACACTACAGATGTGGTTGTAGAAGAAATTGAGTTTGTTGAAAGCAAAGCAAACAACCCGGATGCGTCCGCTAATAATTATCAAAGGGATTTCAGACCTGAACCTAGCTCAGCTATGGGAGATGGTTTTATGAATATTCCTGATGGTATTGATGAAGAATTACCTTTTAATTAATCGTATATAGAAAAATGGATAAGGAGGTTACAGCATGGCCAATAAGAATGACAAAAGCGATTCTCAGGCAAAAAGAAGAACCTTCAGCCGTAGAAGAAGGAAAGTCTGCGTATTTTGTGCTGATAAAAACCATACAGGTATAGA
This genomic interval from Herbinix luporum contains the following:
- a CDS encoding STM3941 family protein, translating into MGDIIIEETNHRAFAMTMASFFMLAASTAICIYGFMKENKFYKIVGLLVAIIFLIGFLAAIIQATKTKILFIITMDGIIDCPSIGGYGFISYKDIKEFEIIHLHGLETIAVILKNRDEFISKLPQNKKRLAKRNLSLNQPAIILHTDLAKDMVPEDILSLLQKRLKDYKRLYE
- the rpsF gene encoding 30S ribosomal protein S6 → MNQYELALVVNAKIEDEEKVATLEEVKDLISRFGGTVTNVDDWGKKKLAYEIQKMKEGYYYFIQFEADSTVPNEIEQRIRIMEKVIRYLCIKKDA
- a CDS encoding single-stranded DNA-binding protein, producing MNKVILIGRLTRDPMVRYSQGENQMAVARFTLAVDRRFKRANDTQDADFIGCVCFGKQAEFVEKYFRQGMKMGAVGRIQTGSYTNNEGQKIYTTDVVVEEIEFVESKANNPDASANNYQRDFRPEPSSAMGDGFMNIPDGIDEELPFN